A stretch of the Ischnura elegans chromosome 5, ioIscEleg1.1, whole genome shotgun sequence genome encodes the following:
- the LOC124158784 gene encoding G-protein coupled receptor Mth2-like, which translates to MSFKASILAVYALVLAIEESSAVDIHPDYAMPCPLEHSILLPQSAHPAENGSVWDPVANVSYPNGTHWEVVWDRARGGGKSPGTEYWGCPCEAGIPCLRKCCPAEEAKKWGTQCVQDDVFCPKNLDDGTSLLQLIGEKRSMALFGEVYRKGLYSALSDSGLYAEESCRQSWSAKECQNVSLRQLLHGGEKYCVVAVPEYEDHPWACQSSYSLWFGVRRYILDYPVGRTVAAVCFAAAFAVYACIPELRNLHGKMLLSHLFCLFTADLISLVAIVYSLKVGLNWCLFFGFSIQFFFLTTFFWLNIICYDIYSTFRRVGPLKMMRPAKEMKRMLLYSLYAWGVPLCILIISVALELVPGLPLGTIKPDFRVNICWFYTDVAAVLFFLGVTSLLLGINVVFFILTAIKIYKLKKETAILKNRESVMEMEVVKQNKQRFDMYVKLLLMMGFLRAVETGFRLLLHSNQLLRLTDYTEGVNGFLTFIIFVWKDDIISHIKRKVFRYPRFEY; encoded by the exons ATGTCTTTCAAGGCTTCTATCCTCGCCGTCTACGCACTCGTTCTGGCGATCGAAGAATCAAGTGCCGTCGATATTCACCCGGATTATGCGATGCCTTGTCCTCTTGAGCACAGCATTCTCCTCCCGCAATCGGCCCATCCAGCCGAGAATGGTAGCGTGTGGGATCCGGTGGCCAACGTATCCTATCCGAACGGCACGCACTGGGAAGTAGTGTGGGATCGAGCACGGGGAGGCGGCAAGTCGCCTGGGACCGAGTACTGGGGCTGCCCGTGCGAAGCTGGGATCCCGTGTCTCCGCAAGTGTTGTCCTGCTGAAGAGGCGAAGAAGTGGGGTACCCAGTGCGTGCAAGATGACGTGTTCTGCCCCAAGAACCTGGACGATGGGACGTCACTGTTGCAGCTCATCGGGGAAAAGCGCAGCATGGCATTGTTCGGGGAGGTGTACCGCAAGGGATTGTACTCGGCCCTCTCCGATTCTGGGCTTTACGCGGAGGAGAGTTGTCGACAGTCGTGGTCAGCAAAAGAGTGTCAAAATGTGTCACTGAGGCAACTATTACATGGTGGGGAAAAGTACTGCGTTGTGGCGGTTCCTGAATACGAGGACCACCCCTGGGCGTGTCAGTCTTCTTACTCGCTGTGGTTCGGTGTTCGTCGTTACATTCTCGACTATCCTGTGGGAAGAACAGTGGCTGCGGTGTGTTTCGCGGCCGCTTTCGCAGTCTATGCATGCATACCAGAGCTGAGGAATTTGCACGGAAAAATGTTACTCTCCCATCTGTTTTGTCTTTTCACAGCAGACTTAATATCCCTCGTAGCTATCGTCTATTCCCTTAAGGTTGGACTAAATTGGTGCTTATTCTTCG GATTCAGCATTCAATTTTTCTTCCTCACGACTTTTTTCTGGCTCAATATTATCTGCTATGACATTTATTCCACATTCAG GCGGGTTGGGCCCCTCAAGATGATGCGACCGGCCAAGGAGATGAAGAGGATGCTTCTCTATTCTCTCTATGCATGGGGTGTTCCCCTATGCATCCTCATCATATCCGTGGCACTTGAATTGGTACCTGGACTACCTCTAGGCACCATCAAGCCCGACTTCAGGGTCAACATTTGCTGGTTCTACA CTGATGTTGCCGCGGTGTTGTTCTTCTTGGGAGTCACATCTTTACTCCTGGGGATCAATGTGGTATTCTTCATTCTGACAGCCATCAAGATATACAAGCTCAAGAAAGAGACAGCCATTTTGAAGAACCGTGAGAGTGTCATGGAAATGGAAGTCGTGAAGCAGAATAAGCAAAG ATTCGACATGTACGTGAAACTACTTTTGATGATGGGATTTCTCCGAGCTGTCGAAACTGGTTTCCGACTTCTACTACACTCGAATCAGCTGTTGCGGTTGACGGATTACACAGAAGGAGTTAACGGTTTCCTCACATTCATCATCTTCGTTTGGAAAGACGACATTATATCCCATATAAAGAGAAAAGTGTTTCGATATCCGCGATTTGAATATTAG